Proteins from a genomic interval of Verrucomicrobiota bacterium:
- a CDS encoding B12-binding domain-containing radical SAM protein codes for MNVLLLYPEFPDTFWSFKHALKFIRRRASFPPLGLLTVAAMLPPKWGKRLVDVNVRTLRERDIAWADIVFISGMIAQQDSARDLIARCHAAGKTIVAGGPLFTLGHEQFPDVDHFVLNEAEVTLPDFLHDFERGCARRVYTSPEFPNLHETPAPLWELAEMQRYASMCLQFSRGCPFDCEFCNITSMFGHRPRTKTTAQIIAELDTIYRLGWRGSVFFVDDNFIGNKRVLREELLPALIQWQKGRHGMPFFTEASINLADDEELMRLMVEAGFNQVFIGIETPEAAGLAECNKRQNQGRDLVADVKRIQRAGLEVQGGFIVGFDSDTPTVFQRQIEFIQKSGIVTAMVGMLQAMPGTKLYQRLNSEGRLRSHTSGDNGDGTTNFVSRMNPETLRLGYQRLMEHLYSPGPYYQRIRTFLREYRTPKVSVSVNWRYLMAFVHANLRLGILGRERFHYWALILWTFTHRPSLLSLAVTLSIYGHHFRKVCGVIRP; via the coding sequence ATGAACGTACTATTGTTATATCCGGAGTTCCCGGACACGTTTTGGAGTTTCAAACACGCCTTGAAATTCATCCGCCGACGCGCCTCATTCCCGCCGTTGGGCCTGCTGACTGTGGCGGCGATGCTGCCACCCAAGTGGGGCAAGCGTCTGGTAGATGTCAACGTGCGAACGTTGCGCGAGCGGGACATTGCCTGGGCCGACATAGTGTTCATTAGCGGTATGATCGCCCAGCAAGACTCTGCCCGGGACCTGATCGCGCGTTGTCACGCCGCAGGCAAAACGATTGTGGCGGGTGGACCGCTGTTCACCTTGGGACATGAACAGTTCCCCGACGTGGACCATTTTGTGCTGAACGAGGCCGAGGTCACTTTGCCCGATTTTTTGCATGACTTCGAGCGCGGTTGCGCACGGCGGGTGTACACCTCGCCCGAGTTTCCCAATCTGCATGAGACCCCGGCGCCGCTATGGGAACTGGCGGAAATGCAGCGGTATGCCTCGATGTGCCTTCAATTCTCGCGCGGCTGTCCGTTCGACTGCGAGTTCTGCAACATCACTTCGATGTTCGGACACCGCCCCCGCACCAAAACCACCGCCCAAATCATTGCCGAGCTGGACACCATCTACCGGCTGGGGTGGCGCGGATCGGTCTTTTTTGTGGACGACAATTTTATTGGCAACAAGCGGGTACTCCGCGAGGAATTGCTGCCCGCGCTGATCCAGTGGCAAAAAGGCCGGCACGGCATGCCGTTTTTCACCGAGGCGTCCATCAACCTCGCCGACGATGAGGAACTGATGCGGCTGATGGTCGAGGCGGGCTTTAACCAAGTCTTCATCGGTATCGAAACGCCCGAAGCGGCAGGTCTGGCCGAATGCAACAAACGCCAGAACCAAGGGCGCGACTTGGTGGCTGACGTAAAACGCATCCAGCGCGCCGGGTTGGAGGTGCAGGGCGGGTTCATCGTCGGATTCGACAGTGACACGCCCACAGTTTTTCAACGGCAGATTGAGTTCATTCAAAAAAGCGGAATCGTCACAGCCATGGTCGGCATGTTGCAAGCCATGCCGGGCACGAAGCTGTACCAACGGCTAAATAGCGAAGGACGCCTGCGCAGCCACACCTCCGGCGATAATGGGGATGGAACGACCAACTTTGTTTCGCGGATGAACCCGGAGACCTTACGTCTGGGCTACCAGCGCCTCATGGAACACCTCTATTCCCCCGGGCCTTATTACCAACGCATCCGCACTTTTCTCCGCGAGTACCGGACCCCAAAAGTCTCCGTCTCGGTAAACTGGCGCTATCTCATGGCCTTTGTCCACGCCAACTTACGCCTTGGCATCCTGGGCCGCGAACGTTTCCATTACTGGGCTTTGATCCTCTGGACGTTCACTCATCGCCCTTCCCTCTTGTCGCTGGCCGTGACCCTCTCGATTTACGGTCACCATTTCCGCAAGGTTTGCGGCGTGATCAGGCCCTGA
- a CDS encoding TaqI-like C-terminal specificity domain-containing protein, whose product MSDPATFESFQRALNRLVDTFGRNLVAYKSSAYDEASLRQEFLTPFFRALGWDVENDAGLIPQHREVEIESRPQIGGRQKRADFLFRTHPTDRFVCEAKKPAEELHAGYAFQAKRYAWNKGLPLAVLTDFEEFKIYIVGGRPYKDEPEVGLWETWHYTQYPLIAQQLWDLLARERVAAGSIDQLIDSLPKKPTGKGKGKAKQGWLIKPDRARALDTDFLNFLDEARRELASDLLRHNDRADLLEGAQLNESVQRILDRILFLRICEDRDIDTGYPLDRLVRSWREDGHPDTARTARQQPFELHDEESRSRRKEALTSAPKNEPPDVGTYAGSLWHALVRHFRALDRRPPSHIPFFNGNLFKPHFSEELLVSDEWLAHFLDELGDEESPYLFSYIPVEILGTIYERFLGKVVRPHGRGVTIEEKPEVRKAGGVYYTPRYIVEYIVAQTVGKLLAGRKPEDALKVRILDPACGSGSFLICAFEAVCEHCQQWLTDHLHQSVGDEVTSLKLEGKDQSLLTSAPTAVAWLKKHRDWCWLEPGANAVHLTTKARRRILRETIHGVDLDPQAVEVTQLSLYLKMLENENRTTLAHERSLFGSDEALLPPLQDNIKCGNSLIASDFSMIPENLVRVHAFDWPVQFPAIMKVGGFDAVIGNPPYRSLLLGKKQKSETDDTIEYYQSKYPSAAVYKMNLFGLFMEYSTALLRKGGQFSFIIPNLFFTTHYFRDLRHFMLGTGSFSAVFDLRFKVFDEAEMGGNGIFVFSKLVEAPVMEIRVAESKEHFILPVSRHLPTTSLRSDPDLNLLASMGGGTVMARVRSLPFITIDKACIIYQGIITGDNSVFLSDTQQGAKWQRILRGRDIDRYAKEFGGMFVFYEPKKLWSNTNPEMFKSPEKLISRQTSDRLVATYDNEGYFSLDSTHVIQLKNPLFSIKYLLGIYNSRLLNFLYSEKVQEGGRAFAQVKVVNLKPLPIRLLDLCKPADKAQHDKLVGLVDKMLALTPQLRAAKTDAERETLQNAITATDQQIDALVYELYGLTPAEIALVEGGQ is encoded by the coding sequence ATGTCTGATCCGGCCACGTTTGAGTCGTTCCAACGCGCGCTGAACCGTCTGGTTGACACGTTCGGCCGGAACCTCGTCGCGTACAAAAGCTCCGCCTATGACGAGGCCAGCCTGCGCCAGGAATTCCTCACGCCCTTCTTTCGCGCCCTGGGCTGGGATGTGGAGAATGATGCCGGGCTGATTCCCCAGCACCGCGAAGTCGAGATCGAGAGCCGTCCCCAGATTGGCGGACGCCAGAAGCGCGCCGACTTCCTGTTCCGCACCCACCCCACCGACCGCTTTGTCTGCGAGGCCAAGAAGCCCGCCGAAGAACTCCACGCCGGTTACGCCTTCCAAGCCAAACGCTATGCCTGGAACAAGGGCCTCCCGCTCGCCGTCCTCACCGACTTCGAGGAGTTCAAAATCTACATCGTCGGCGGACGCCCCTACAAGGACGAGCCCGAGGTCGGCCTCTGGGAGACCTGGCACTACACCCAATACCCGCTCATCGCCCAGCAACTCTGGGACCTGCTCGCCCGCGAGCGCGTCGCCGCCGGCAGCATTGATCAGCTCATTGATTCCCTGCCCAAGAAACCCACGGGCAAGGGCAAAGGCAAGGCCAAACAAGGCTGGCTCATCAAGCCCGACCGCGCCCGCGCCCTCGACACCGATTTCCTCAACTTCCTCGATGAAGCCCGGCGCGAACTCGCCTCCGACCTGCTCCGCCACAACGACCGCGCCGATCTCCTCGAAGGCGCCCAGCTCAACGAATCCGTCCAGCGCATCCTCGACCGCATCCTGTTCCTGCGCATCTGCGAAGACCGCGATATTGACACCGGCTACCCGCTCGACCGCCTCGTCCGCTCCTGGCGTGAGGATGGCCATCCCGATACCGCCCGCACCGCCCGCCAGCAGCCGTTTGAACTCCACGATGAAGAGAGTAGGAGCCGACGTAAGGAGGCTCTAACATCGGCCCCCAAGAATGAGCCTCCTGACGTCGGCACCTACGCTGGCTCTCTATGGCACGCCCTCGTCCGCCACTTCCGCGCGCTGGACCGCCGGCCCCCCTCGCACATTCCCTTCTTCAACGGCAACCTCTTCAAGCCCCATTTCAGCGAGGAACTCCTGGTCAGCGACGAATGGCTGGCCCACTTCCTCGATGAACTGGGCGATGAGGAATCCCCCTACCTCTTCAGCTACATCCCGGTGGAAATCCTCGGCACCATCTACGAGCGGTTCCTCGGCAAAGTCGTCCGCCCGCACGGGCGGGGCGTGACGATTGAAGAAAAGCCGGAAGTCCGCAAAGCCGGGGGCGTCTATTACACCCCGCGCTACATCGTCGAATACATCGTCGCCCAGACCGTCGGCAAACTGCTCGCCGGGCGCAAACCGGAGGACGCCCTCAAAGTCCGCATCCTCGATCCCGCCTGCGGCTCCGGCAGCTTCCTCATCTGCGCCTTTGAGGCCGTCTGCGAGCACTGCCAGCAATGGCTCACCGACCACCTCCACCAATCCGTAGGTGACGAGGTAACGAGTCTCAAACTGGAGGGGAAAGATCAGAGCCTCCTCACGTCGGCTCCTACGGCGGTGGCGTGGCTGAAGAAACACCGCGACTGGTGCTGGCTCGAACCCGGCGCCAACGCCGTCCACCTCACCACCAAGGCCCGCCGCCGCATCCTCCGCGAGACCATCCACGGCGTGGACCTGGACCCGCAGGCCGTGGAAGTCACCCAGCTCTCCCTCTACCTCAAGATGCTGGAGAACGAGAACCGCACCACCCTGGCCCATGAGCGCAGCCTCTTCGGCAGCGATGAAGCCCTGCTGCCGCCCCTGCAAGACAACATCAAATGCGGTAACTCCCTCATTGCCTCCGATTTCTCGATGATCCCCGAGAACCTCGTGCGCGTGCATGCCTTCGACTGGCCCGTCCAATTCCCCGCCATCATGAAGGTCGGTGGATTTGATGCGGTCATCGGAAATCCGCCTTACCGCAGCTTGCTACTAGGAAAAAAACAGAAATCGGAAACAGACGACACTATCGAATATTACCAATCCAAGTATCCAAGTGCGGCCGTCTATAAAATGAATTTGTTCGGACTGTTCATGGAATACTCGACAGCGCTACTGCGGAAGGGCGGTCAATTTTCATTTATTATACCGAATCTTTTCTTTACAACCCATTATTTCCGCGACCTCAGGCATTTTATGCTGGGAACAGGCAGTTTCAGCGCGGTCTTTGACCTGCGATTTAAGGTCTTCGACGAAGCGGAAATGGGAGGAAACGGGATTTTTGTTTTTAGCAAGTTGGTAGAAGCGCCGGTGATGGAGATTCGCGTCGCTGAGTCAAAGGAGCATTTCATATTACCTGTGAGTCGCCACTTGCCAACAACCTCATTGCGGTCAGATCCAGACCTCAATTTGCTGGCTTCCATGGGCGGTGGGACCGTGATGGCGCGTGTTCGCTCCCTTCCATTCATCACAATCGATAAAGCGTGCATTATTTATCAGGGAATTATTACGGGCGATAACAGCGTATTCCTTTCAGACACGCAACAAGGTGCAAAATGGCAAAGAATTTTGCGAGGCCGTGACATTGATCGTTATGCAAAAGAATTTGGAGGCATGTTTGTCTTCTATGAACCCAAAAAACTATGGAGCAACACAAACCCAGAAATGTTCAAATCGCCAGAGAAGCTAATCAGCAGACAGACCAGTGATCGGTTAGTCGCGACCTATGATAACGAAGGTTACTTTTCATTGGACAGCACGCATGTTATCCAGCTCAAGAACCCGCTCTTTTCTATTAAATATCTCTTGGGAATTTACAATTCTCGATTGCTCAACTTCCTGTATTCAGAAAAAGTTCAGGAAGGAGGCCGTGCTTTTGCCCAAGTGAAGGTTGTAAATTTGAAACCTTTGCCAATCCGACTTCTCGACCTTTGCAAACCCGCCGACAAAGCACAGCACGACAAGTTGGTTGGCTTGGTGGACAAGATGCTGGCGTTGACACCACAGTTGCGTGCGGCCAAGACGGACGCCGAGCGGGAGACATTGCAAAACGCCATCACCGCCACGGATCAGCAGATTGATGCGCTGGTGTATGAGTTGTACGGCCTCACCCCGGCGGAAATCGCACTGGTGGAGGGCGGCCAATAA
- a CDS encoding glycoside hydrolase family 5 protein, with translation MKFFTGIGLLVALTIAQASAADVFEQNRQLGRGVNIIGYDPLWKSQEQARFQAKHFRLLKEAGFNSVRVNLHPFRSMDADKGLALRESWLKTLDWVVQNATNQGLMVILDLHEFNTMGADPEANKEKFLAFWRQLSAHCQSASDQVVFEILNEPSKKLTPALWNEYWREALAIIRKSHPMRTVIIGPSFWNSIDHLKELELPSDDRHLIVTVHYYKPMEFTHQGAAWSSHKEKKDITWSGTEAQRQAVTNDFAKAVAWAKERNRPLFLGEFGAYDTAPTASRVCYTDAVARTAESLGWSWAYWQFDSDFILYDIKQDAWVEPILRALVPVRR, from the coding sequence ATGAAATTTTTCACCGGCATTGGATTACTCGTTGCGCTCACCATTGCTCAAGCAAGCGCGGCGGATGTTTTTGAACAGAACCGTCAGCTTGGGCGGGGCGTCAATATTATCGGTTACGATCCGCTGTGGAAATCCCAGGAGCAGGCCCGGTTCCAGGCCAAGCATTTCCGGTTGCTCAAGGAAGCGGGGTTTAATTCGGTGCGTGTCAATCTGCACCCGTTCCGCTCCATGGATGCGGATAAAGGCTTGGCATTGCGGGAATCCTGGCTCAAAACGCTGGACTGGGTGGTTCAAAACGCCACAAACCAGGGATTAATGGTCATCCTGGACTTGCATGAGTTTAATACCATGGGGGCTGATCCAGAGGCTAATAAAGAGAAATTTCTGGCCTTCTGGCGACAGCTTTCGGCGCACTGTCAATCTGCCTCGGACCAAGTGGTGTTTGAAATCCTGAATGAACCCTCCAAGAAGCTCACGCCGGCATTGTGGAACGAATATTGGCGCGAAGCGCTGGCGATTATTCGTAAATCCCATCCCATGCGGACCGTCATTATCGGGCCGTCGTTTTGGAATTCCATTGATCACCTGAAGGAGTTGGAATTACCGTCGGATGACCGCCATCTCATTGTGACGGTTCACTATTACAAGCCGATGGAGTTCACGCATCAGGGCGCGGCGTGGTCATCGCACAAGGAGAAAAAGGATATTACCTGGTCCGGGACGGAAGCGCAACGCCAGGCAGTGACGAATGACTTCGCCAAAGCCGTTGCGTGGGCCAAGGAGCGCAATCGCCCCCTCTTTCTCGGCGAGTTTGGCGCTTATGATACGGCACCGACGGCGTCGCGCGTTTGTTATACGGATGCGGTGGCGCGCACGGCGGAATCCCTGGGCTGGAGTTGGGCGTACTGGCAGTTCGACAGCGACTTTATCCTGTACGACATCAAGCAGGACGCTTGGGTTGAACCGATTTTACGGGCACTGGTGCCGGTTCGGCGGTGA
- a CDS encoding Lrp/AsnC ligand binding domain-containing protein yields the protein MPTAIILLKIDPKKVTGTAEKLLDIHAVTDVYSVSGRHDLLVIIKCDSIDLIESAITDHLLKTDGIIESETMFAFRSYDKREGGRAIDVD from the coding sequence ATGCCTACCGCAATCATTCTCCTGAAAATAGATCCCAAGAAAGTCACCGGCACCGCCGAGAAGCTTTTGGATATTCACGCGGTAACGGATGTGTATTCCGTATCCGGACGGCACGATCTGTTGGTGATCATTAAGTGCGACTCCATTGACCTGATAGAGTCCGCCATCACCGACCATTTGCTGAAGACCGATGGCATCATTGAAAGCGAAACGATGTTCGCTTTCCGCAGCTACGACAAGCGGGAGGGCGGACGCGCCATAGACGTGGATTGA
- a CDS encoding alpha/beta hydrolase, whose protein sequence is MTDTLQVRIQGDASLPTLIYCPGMHGDWTLAQAFRQAIASQVRLVEMTYPLQRWDLPDYARHVEAALLAKGIMTGWLLGESFGSQVAWWLTARSQAKQALGKSGFAPQGIILAGGFVRYPLPLGVVLVRAMQRKLTLQNISLTLRAYVKFMRWRHRNNPVMQGSLDEFLVNRGTPGDQAVIQNRYDLILGSDPRSVASHTQLPVYYLTGFWDFIVPWVPVLLWLKRRCKTFKGTRVVWMAEHNILGSAPKVAAEQIVKWIKSEAV, encoded by the coding sequence ATGACGGATACATTGCAAGTACGGATTCAAGGCGATGCCAGTTTGCCGACTTTGATCTATTGTCCCGGCATGCACGGGGATTGGACGCTGGCGCAGGCATTTCGACAGGCAATCGCCAGCCAAGTGCGCTTGGTGGAAATGACCTACCCGCTACAGCGCTGGGATTTACCAGACTACGCGCGCCATGTCGAAGCGGCCTTGCTGGCCAAAGGCATCATGACCGGCTGGTTGCTCGGGGAATCCTTTGGCTCGCAAGTGGCTTGGTGGCTCACGGCCCGCTCCCAGGCAAAACAGGCATTGGGCAAAAGCGGTTTTGCGCCACAAGGCATCATTCTCGCCGGTGGTTTTGTGCGTTATCCCCTGCCCTTGGGCGTGGTTCTGGTGCGCGCCATGCAACGAAAACTGACGTTGCAAAACATCAGCCTGACCTTGCGGGCCTATGTGAAATTCATGCGCTGGCGGCATCGGAACAATCCCGTAATGCAAGGCAGCCTGGATGAATTCCTGGTGAATCGCGGCACCCCGGGTGACCAGGCGGTCATTCAGAACCGTTACGACCTGATTCTAGGCAGCGACCCGCGATCGGTCGCCTCGCACACCCAACTTCCAGTTTATTATTTGACCGGTTTCTGGGACTTTATCGTACCATGGGTTCCCGTGCTGCTTTGGTTGAAACGGAGGTGCAAAACCTTCAAAGGAACACGCGTCGTATGGATGGCCGAACACAACATCCTGGGCTCAGCCCCGAAAGTTGCCGCTGAACAAATCGTGAAGTGGATAAAAAGTGAGGCGGTGTAA
- a CDS encoding MFS transporter produces the protein MKIKGLRWYIAFLLCLASALNYLDRQTLSVLIGTIKDDLGLTNASYGAINAWFLTSYGVMYAVSGRVIDYIGTRRGFMVFVSGWSLANMLHVFAATVGQFSFFRFLLGVFEPGSFTGGVRAVAEWFPMRDRALAIGIFNAGTAFGSMAAAPIVSVIAMQWGWRAGFLVTGALGFVWLAAWALLFKLPKHHPNLTEAERTLILDGQREDATVERPAPLAKLLRMRETWGCILVRALTDPISYFLLFWIPLYFQKRHGFDLKQIGMFVWIPFAAAALGNVCSGVIPRLLINRGWELDTARKSTMGLMTGLLFLFCLATTQIANPTLALMLVAGMTFCHGGWSNITLPAEVFPKNSVATVTGLGGALGSWVSALSQLYIGSVVDVYGFTPIFLACAGLYPLALLLVFLLIGKLGVERKIA, from the coding sequence ATGAAAATCAAAGGGCTACGCTGGTACATCGCATTCCTGCTCTGCCTGGCGTCCGCCTTGAACTATCTGGATCGCCAGACGCTCTCGGTGCTCATCGGCACCATCAAGGACGATCTCGGCCTCACCAATGCCAGCTACGGTGCCATCAATGCCTGGTTCCTCACCAGCTACGGCGTGATGTACGCCGTCAGCGGGCGCGTCATTGATTACATCGGTACCCGCCGCGGGTTCATGGTCTTCGTTTCCGGTTGGTCGCTGGCCAACATGCTCCATGTTTTCGCCGCCACGGTGGGGCAGTTCTCGTTTTTCCGGTTCCTGCTTGGTGTATTTGAACCGGGTAGCTTCACTGGCGGCGTGCGTGCCGTTGCCGAATGGTTCCCGATGCGGGATCGCGCCCTGGCCATTGGCATCTTCAACGCCGGCACCGCCTTTGGTTCAATGGCGGCAGCCCCCATTGTCTCCGTCATCGCCATGCAATGGGGTTGGCGGGCGGGCTTTCTCGTCACCGGTGCCCTCGGGTTTGTCTGGCTGGCCGCGTGGGCGTTGCTCTTCAAACTGCCCAAACATCACCCGAACCTGACCGAAGCAGAACGCACCCTGATCCTGGACGGCCAACGCGAAGACGCTACTGTCGAACGCCCTGCCCCGTTGGCGAAACTGCTGCGCATGCGCGAAACCTGGGGCTGCATCCTCGTGCGCGCGTTGACGGACCCGATCAGCTATTTCCTGCTGTTCTGGATTCCGCTCTATTTCCAAAAACGGCACGGCTTCGACCTGAAACAAATCGGGATGTTTGTCTGGATACCCTTTGCCGCCGCCGCACTGGGCAACGTGTGCAGCGGAGTGATTCCACGGTTACTGATCAACCGCGGCTGGGAATTGGACACCGCACGCAAAAGCACGATGGGATTGATGACCGGTCTGCTGTTCCTATTTTGTTTGGCGACCACGCAGATTGCCAACCCCACCCTGGCCCTGATGCTCGTCGCGGGCATGACGTTCTGTCATGGCGGCTGGAGCAACATCACGCTTCCGGCGGAAGTCTTCCCCAAAAACTCCGTCGCCACCGTGACCGGCTTGGGCGGCGCGCTGGGTTCCTGGGTCAGCGCATTGTCGCAACTCTACATCGGCAGCGTGGTGGACGTGTATGGCTTCACCCCCATCTTCCTGGCCTGCGCCGGACTGTACCCCTTGGCGCTGCTGCTGGTATTTCTGCTCATTGGCAAACTTGGGGTGGAGCGGAAAATCGCGTAA
- the dnaG gene encoding DNA primase, producing MSGLVSPNVLEQIRAASDIVEVIGGYVPLKRAGANHRALCPFHREKSPSFHVNQHRQTFHCFGCHKGGDVFTFVQEYESVGFGEAVRRLAERAHIVIEYDAQPGQKQARELKETLLQIHDQIAQRWQNALGNEASAQIARDYLAKRQVSPEAVKLFRLGYAPDLWDDTVNWAKSKGFSLEIMEQAGLIIKREGSEGYYDRFRGRLMFPICDEQGRVVAFSGRVLSGDEKTAKYVNSPETAIFTKGKVFYGLDKAKRAILEKGFAIICEGQLDLIACYMSGTQNMVAPQGTAFTNEHARILKRYVNEVILCFDSDNAGQKAAVRVLDSLLNSGLAIRVAVVPAPHDPDSFIKAHGGAAFQEIIQHAEGFFDYYLSRLCATNEIATDRGRLAVLHDMALAVNKTGNQVLLDIYAQKTAYRLGVSPEAVRMEFRKAPAPTHNESAEYTEDHLPDTPPAERPTPLEFWFLRLLLLADDLVPWVAQRMDVQWLQHETVRRLYALRMAYYYNESWVSIPSFLSDLEEPELKQLITESVTEERPIPEPEKQMRDVVIRLRDEYIKRQHNLIITQLSHPDTSAEQQVHLVAQQNTLRAIRQQEL from the coding sequence ATGTCGGGCCTTGTTTCGCCGAATGTTCTGGAACAAATCCGCGCTGCGAGTGACATCGTGGAGGTGATCGGCGGTTATGTGCCCCTCAAACGCGCTGGGGCAAATCATCGCGCCCTCTGTCCGTTCCACCGGGAAAAATCTCCCAGTTTTCACGTCAACCAGCATCGGCAGACCTTTCACTGTTTCGGCTGCCATAAAGGCGGCGATGTCTTCACGTTCGTTCAGGAATACGAAAGCGTCGGCTTTGGCGAGGCCGTGCGCCGACTGGCGGAACGCGCTCATATCGTCATTGAGTACGATGCCCAGCCCGGCCAAAAACAGGCGCGGGAACTCAAGGAAACCCTGCTGCAAATCCATGACCAAATTGCGCAACGCTGGCAAAACGCTTTGGGCAATGAGGCCTCGGCGCAAATCGCCCGCGATTACCTTGCGAAACGCCAGGTCTCGCCCGAGGCAGTGAAGTTATTCCGCCTGGGCTACGCCCCGGACCTGTGGGATGACACCGTCAACTGGGCCAAGAGCAAAGGGTTCAGCCTGGAAATCATGGAGCAGGCCGGCCTGATCATCAAGCGGGAAGGCAGTGAGGGGTATTATGACCGTTTTCGCGGACGTTTAATGTTCCCCATCTGCGATGAACAGGGGCGGGTGGTTGCCTTCAGCGGACGCGTCTTGAGCGGTGATGAAAAGACCGCCAAATACGTCAACTCCCCCGAAACCGCCATCTTCACCAAAGGCAAAGTCTTCTATGGTCTGGACAAGGCCAAACGCGCGATCCTGGAAAAAGGGTTCGCCATCATTTGTGAAGGCCAACTGGATTTGATTGCCTGCTACATGTCCGGCACCCAAAACATGGTGGCCCCCCAGGGCACGGCGTTCACCAACGAACATGCCCGCATCCTGAAACGCTATGTCAACGAAGTCATCCTCTGTTTTGATTCGGACAACGCCGGCCAGAAGGCGGCGGTGCGGGTGTTGGACAGCCTGCTGAATTCTGGCCTCGCCATCCGGGTGGCCGTGGTCCCCGCTCCGCATGATCCCGATAGCTTCATCAAAGCTCATGGCGGCGCGGCCTTTCAGGAAATCATCCAGCACGCGGAAGGCTTTTTTGATTACTATCTGAGCCGCCTTTGCGCCACCAATGAGATCGCCACCGATCGGGGTCGGCTGGCTGTTTTGCACGACATGGCGCTGGCGGTCAACAAAACCGGCAATCAGGTGCTGCTGGATATCTATGCCCAAAAGACCGCCTACCGCCTAGGGGTCTCCCCAGAAGCAGTGCGGATGGAATTCAGGAAAGCTCCCGCTCCGACGCACAACGAATCCGCCGAATACACGGAAGACCACCTGCCGGACACGCCGCCAGCCGAGCGCCCGACGCCACTCGAATTCTGGTTCTTGCGGTTGCTCTTGCTGGCGGATGACCTCGTGCCCTGGGTGGCGCAGCGCATGGATGTGCAATGGTTGCAGCACGAAACCGTGCGCCGCCTCTACGCGTTGCGCATGGCGTATTACTACAACGAGAGCTGGGTCAGCATCCCTTCATTTCTAAGTGACCTCGAGGAACCGGAGTTGAAACAGCTCATCACCGAATCCGTGACGGAAGAGCGTCCCATTCCCGAGCCTGAGAAGCAAATGCGCGACGTCGTGATCCGCCTGCGGGATGAGTACATTAAACGTCAACATAACCTTATCATTACCCAGTTATCCCACCCGGACACCTCGGCGGAGCAACAGGTCCATTTGGTGGCCCAGCAGAATACGCTACGCGCCATTCGCCAGCAAGAGTTGTAA
- a CDS encoding CvpA family protein, with the protein MSNGFPVTLFDFVVIVVAVVGLVRGRRRGMSQEFLDLVAWLGFVFAGAYVCRSYGKEVARLSTLSLMWSNIIAYLATGCVILFIIYMIKTALRDRIAQCDFFGSMEYPLGMMSGIIRFLCILVVVISVIHAPLITEHERAKTAKLQSDAFGNISFPTLGEIQQTIFADSFAGKHLGAYLDYVLIPKAAEGEAVTTPRATEAQQKENLINQIIGK; encoded by the coding sequence ATGAGTAACGGATTCCCAGTAACGCTGTTTGATTTCGTGGTGATCGTCGTGGCGGTGGTTGGGTTGGTCCGCGGCCGTCGGCGCGGCATGTCCCAGGAATTCTTGGATCTGGTTGCCTGGCTCGGTTTCGTCTTTGCTGGCGCCTATGTCTGCCGAAGCTATGGCAAAGAGGTGGCCCGCCTTTCCACCCTTAGTCTCATGTGGTCCAACATCATCGCCTACCTGGCCACCGGCTGCGTGATTCTGTTTATCATCTACATGATCAAAACGGCGCTGCGCGATCGCATCGCCCAGTGCGATTTCTTTGGCAGCATGGAATATCCGCTGGGAATGATGTCCGGCATCATCCGCTTTTTGTGCATCCTGGTGGTGGTCATCTCCGTCATTCACGCTCCCTTGATCACCGAACATGAACGGGCCAAAACCGCCAAGCTGCAATCCGATGCGTTTGGCAACATTTCCTTTCCCACCCTCGGTGAAATTCAACAAACTATCTTCGCTGATTCATTTGCGGGAAAACATTTGGGGGCTTACCTGGACTATGTGCTGATCCCAAAAGCTGCGGAGGGGGAGGCGGTGACCACCCCCAGAGCAACGGAGGCGCAACAAAAGGAAAACCTCATCAACCAAATCATTGGCAAGTAG